TTCCTGATCCTCTCTCCCTCGTAAATTACCCCTACATCCACGGGTATATCCTTAAACATGGACAGCCCTTATCCCTCCTCCAAGGCTTCAGCCAGGGCTTTGACGGTCTTCCTCCACTCATCTCTTGGAATGTTCGGTAGGGACCAGGTGGCATGGGGTTGATAGAACCTATCAAGTGACATGGTTATTAAGCCTTTAGCGAAGTGTTTCAGCCCCGACAGTATTAGCCACCCCATATAATAGGGTAGGCCTACAAAGACCGCTAAATCGTAGGGGCCTTCCCCGTCGAACCCCCTCCACGAGCCGTCCCTAAGCCTCTCCGCGATCTCCATGGCTGGCATGTAGCCCGCCAGTTTGACCCCTCGCCCGATCAGCCTCCCAGCAGCCCCCATGGTCGCAGCCATGGGTATACCTCCTGCGGTGGATATCTGGATGAGGTACTCCAGTACGGGTTCATCGGCGGCTAACTCCTCCACAGCTTCACTCCCCACTATCATTAACGGCCTCCTGCTCCTCTTGAGGAGGGCCGCGGCAACATCTGGTTTAGGGATTAATAGGGCCTTCTTCGGACCCGGTACCTCAGCTATCTGCCATGGTTCAAATTGCCTCATCAACGCTCAACCCTTCTGAACCCTGATAAGCCTGGGCAGGAGCGTGGGGTCGGGGATCACCGTCTCCCTCCACCCCTTCTCCTCGAGGAGACGGAGCACCTCATCCTTTATCGTTATGGGGATGTCGGCCTTAGTCCTCACGTACAGGTATACGTCGTCGGGCATCACGCCGTACAATCTTCTATGGAGGTCTATGTAATGGGTCAGCTTTATGGCCCTACCCCTAGGCGTATCGTTCGGCCTCATACACAGCTTCGCTATGGTAACCATCGCCTCATCCTTAGTCTCCGCAGCGTAGAATAGATGCTCAGGGGTCGGCCCCACATAGACTTTATCCCCCGTCCTTGCATCGTATACCTTCCAGCTCTCCTCGTCCTCCATCCTCCCGAGTAGCATCCTGCGATACTTGGAGCCGTGGGGTCCCACGATCACCGGGATGCCCAGCCTCCAGAACCCACTAGCTATCGAAGCGGCCTTCTGGGACATGGCCCCCCAGGCTACGCCCACCGCCCCAACTCTGTTTAGGATGTAGTCCGCTATCTCCTCATAGTTCGCCCTGAGCCTCCTCTTAGCGAAGATGCTGGCTATCTTTATCGCTGCGCCAGCTATATGGGCGTTCGAGATGCAGGAGCCTACGTTGGATACTCCCCCGGCGTCGAAGCCCCCGGGATATTTCTCGTAGATGGTCTTCCCCCCCTCATCCTTATACATGGCCATGGACATGGCGGCGCATCCCGTGGCCGTTACGATATACCTCCTCATGGCGAATTCATCGGCCATCTCAGCTACCTCCACTCCGCCCCTCGGGTAGTTGGCGCACCCCACGAAGGCTATCACTCCGGGGATCTCCCCCAATACTATCGGGCTCCCCACGTTCCTTATCTCCACGTCCTGTATGGCTCCTCTCCCCGC
This region of Candidatus Bathyarchaeota archaeon genomic DNA includes:
- the cdhB gene encoding CO dehydrogenase/acetyl-CoA synthase complex subunit epsilon; its protein translation is MRQFEPWQIAEVPGPKKALLIPKPDVAAALLKRSRRPLMIVGSEAVEELAADEPVLEYLIQISTAGGIPMAATMGAAGRLIGRGVKLAGYMPAMEIAERLRDGSWRGFDGEGPYDLAVFVGLPYYMGWLILSGLKHFAKGLITMSLDRFYQPHATWSLPNIPRDEWRKTVKALAEALEEG